TTTCGGACTATGATCTTGTCGCCTGGTTTACTTGTTTGTTTTAGATCACAAGTGAATAAATAGTTAGGTATCCATAGGTGTGTTTGTAACCTCAAGACTCCCCCCGTGAACAACACTGGCTGATAGAGATGTCTATGGTATCGGAAAACAGTTCCGTGGAATGTGATTAAGCCTAAAATGACAAACGGGTTTTGGTTATTATATACGTTTCATTAGATTAGGTGTTTGATATATACATTTGGAATGACATGGATGTAGACAAAACTAAATTACTTTGGATGAATGATCGCTTGACTTGGATGACAAAATCGACTTGTTTTGATGGATTATGGTACCAAATTTGACAGGCTAAATAAATCGTTTGGTTTGATCCAAATCAATATAATGTGGTGTATGATTAGCTAATTAAACTGTTTATCTCAAAAAAAAGGttaaattatcattaattttttaagaagtatttatttttctataaggGTGAtgaattaattacatattattttatgtaattagttatatttagtattttgatctttatatttttaaaaattatattaatatttttatttgtataaaaataaaatatttgattttttttatcgtCGATTTTGTCATGTATTTaaaaaaagagattaaaagagattaaagataattaattataagagataatttataattaacttatattataatttaacataatatatatatatatatatatatatttatttaaaatagtatgataattttatcaattaTAAACACATTATTTGTTCTTAATATCTTACTATCAATAGTTGTAATCTTTAAAAATTTATTGAATCAAAATTTGAATCTTAAATCTTTaataatcaaaattaattttaaatctttaatatttttattgtaaaAATTCCTCGACTGAGTCTGACGGTCAACCCCCGACCGGGATTATTGTCATCTTCAGCGCAGAAATCGTTGACCGCAATCCTTATCCGCATTGCCACTAGTAGCACATTGACAGCTTACTACTACTCGTTGTTATTCTAATGTCCGATGGCTGACAGTTGGAGATGGCCCTTAATATCTCTTCCATTGACCATGCTCATCGtcgttcgtcttcttcttctcgtcaccattaacatcttcttcttctccatagCTACAGAAACTGTCACGTCATACAGCTTTCGTTCTCTACATGGAGAAACCAGATAGAAGCATCATCACATTCCTCCCAAAGCTTGCCACCGGACGCGAGAATCCGATGAAGCCGAGGGCTCATGGCCAGAGCAGATCCTTCTCGGGGCCGATCACAGTCTCCATTATACCCATAGAAGCTCGACGCAAGCAGAAGAGACGCGGCGGCTTCGAGGCGCCGCAGGAACCCTCGTCCCCGAAGGTGACGTGCATGGGCCAGATCAAGCTCGAGAAGATGACCGCCGGATGCTGCCGGAAGCCCCCACCACCGGGTCGAAAATGGAAGCTGGCATCCTTCATCCGCCAGATCTTCCGGCGTCCCAAGGTGGGGCCGGCGGGCGGTGGCGGGAAGAGCAGGCCGCCGGTGTCTGCACCACCGTCGCTCGGAGGGATGAGTAGGTCCGCCGGCGGACGCAACAGCTTGGGGGATTTCGACTGGAGGAAGGCAGCGGAGACGGAGGAGGTGATCATTGCTCACTCTGCACCCATCATGGTGGGCGGTGGGGTGGTGGCCGTCGAGCCAAGGAAGGTGTCGTCGAGCCTTTGGAAGAGGAGGGCTGCCGCTCGTCTCACTACTCTTCAATTAAACTGATATCTTtattctttttctccttctcAACTGTAAATACGAGAGAAGGAAAAGGCTTTCCACATCGAATGTTGTTTTCGATGGACAGAATTATTTATGTACTTTGCATAGTTAAAGTAATTAAATTTTGTTTTTTGAAAGGAAATTATAATTTctatttaaaattttacatctaaaatattataataaatcgtAAAATTTATTTTACACTCCCAATAGAAACCCAAAATGTGAGatttctttcatgaattcttacaAAAACACTTGTGTGTTGGGGTTTATTGGGTACACGTGCATCACGTTGCGAAGTGATGATGCGCCGTGATTCCCGTACGCGAGGCATCAAAGGGGTTTCGCGAATCTTAACGCATGACCCCGCACGACCTGACCGTTGCGCCAGTTGCCACCTCCTCGGCCTCCTCACCGCCCCACCCAAAATCTCTCCGCTTTATCTCAGACCGCGaagcctcctcctcccctcctgaATGTTCCATCTTGACGCTCCTGCTGTTCCCTTCGCCATCGGCTCGATGGGATCCCACTCCGCCGCCGATGAGGCTATCCTCCTCCACGGCGACATCCACCTGTCCGTGCTCGCGGCACGCCGCCTCCCCAACATGGACATGCTCTCCGAGTACCTCCGCCGCTGCTTTGCCCCATGCAGCCCTGTCCTCCCTAGTAGCGACTCCGACCCCACCCCCGAC
The window above is part of the Musa acuminata AAA Group cultivar baxijiao chromosome BXJ1-1, Cavendish_Baxijiao_AAA, whole genome shotgun sequence genome. Proteins encoded here:
- the LOC135587085 gene encoding uncharacterized protein At1g76070-like, whose amino-acid sequence is MEKPDRSIITFLPKLATGRENPMKPRAHGQSRSFSGPITVSIIPIEARRKQKRRGGFEAPQEPSSPKVTCMGQIKLEKMTAGCCRKPPPPGRKWKLASFIRQIFRRPKVGPAGGGGKSRPPVSAPPSLGGMSRSAGGRNSLGDFDWRKAAETEEVIIAHSAPIMVGGGVVAVEPRKVSSSLWKRRAAARLTTLQLN